In Sesamum indicum cultivar Zhongzhi No. 13 linkage group LG8, S_indicum_v1.0, whole genome shotgun sequence, the sequence AACAAtatgtcaaattattatagtatttTAACTTTACACTCACACTAATagaattattgatataatcaagtgataaaagaaatattgttATTGCCAATATTgtctaatttatttgatagatTTGAGACCCTGTGGTGGATTGGATTTGGATCCCATTAatatgagtatttattgattattgatttactgtaataatagttattgattatgtttatatatttgattttgataattaatatatattgattattgatAATTGGAATTGatgacatatttataattaattaactaaaaaagcAATGTGGTtatgttaaaagaaaaaaaaattgaagggcGTCTAATTGAAACACATATGGCGAAGccaatgaataattattataggaCGCTAAATCCTAATAAATAATGTAGGTATCAAATTATTacgaaaaaataatgataatttaaggaaaatatataaaatacaaaaataaagcatGTTACGAAAATTTCAATCTACATAGGAAAAAAAGACTGAAACTCACGTAACAAGATACCTATTTCTCTCCATCTGTCCCATAAAACTTCACAAAATTCTTTCTCACCTCTTCATTTGGTTTCTCTTCTCATACTTAAGTTGTTTCTTGCTCCCCCCGACGTTGGAAAGAGGCCGAGGCCGGGGAAGAGAGAAGGGTGAAGACAAGAATTTTTAACTGCAACTGATTGTTCATATCTTGGCTGCTTAGATTAGATCTGTTCGCTTTTCCCTTTTCTGAAGGGAGAAGACTTCACCGGTTAGTTTTTGCGTGGAAAACTGACGGGAactccttttgtttttttttttttttggcatttacTTGGAGTATTggatttttttggttttcttgtgAATTCTCTTGTTCTTGTTAACGTTTGAAGTTGGTGTTGTTTGCAGAGGCATGAAGCGTTTGCGAGATGATGTGTATGTGAACCCTCAATTTAAGAGGCCATTTGGCCCTTCTTCTCGTGTGGAATCGTGagctccttttttttttttttaatttttttttaacttagtTTATATGCATCAAGAATTGCTCTAATCTTTAGTGATTTGCTTTATTCGGTATCTCTGATATcctgtgattttttttagaagTACAGCGGCTTAGCATTTCTTGTCAAAGGACTGTGGTTTTAGTGATACAAGTATAACTTCATGAACTGGattttgtttagttttattgatCAGAATTGTTTGGCACCGGTTCTTGTACTCTAGCAGGAGCCCGACTCTGGCTAGTGACAGTTTCAAGAATTGGAATTGGAAAAAAGGCGAATTAGGTTAAACTATTGTGCTGATTGGGGTTGCTTAGGTGGTCCTGGGTTAGACATGGGAATAAATTTTGGATCTTTCTGGGTCGTGGTGCtttattgtgttttgtttATCATTGGTTGTTTAAGTTTCTCATTTTAGTGTGTGTCAGTCTGAGATTGTTGTGGGCATAGAGATGGAAAGAAATTTTGGATCTTTATTGTAGCAGTGCTTTGTTATGTTTTGTTTATCATCTATTGCTTTAGTCTTCTTCTCTCTGTGTGTTTTATATTCAGGCAAGTGACAGGGGTGGTGCGGGCGTGTTGGAGAGTGTCACTGGAATATTTTAGTTCTGTCAAGTGTGATTAAATGTGATCGTTAAGTTTggtattataaaattgttatcTTCCAAAGAACGTGAATAAGAAAACCAAGAATGAACTAGAGCATTGTGCATGAATGCATGCTCTTGTCTTAGTAGTTGTAGTGAACTGGATTTTAATCGTATCTGTTTTCTTGGTAACTTTGAGTTGTTTTGTGGTTGATTTTGATCTTAACTTAAGTTTATGTTCTCATATTAAGGTATGGCCTGCCAAATCCTCCTGTAGGCGGCGGAGGTGCGGGAGGAGGTGGCAGTTTAAATGGTGGTGTTGGAGGTAGTGGCAGCGGTACAGGTGTTGCAGCTGGTGGTGCTAAAAAACTCACCACTAATGATGCATTGAGTTATTTGAAAGAAGTTAAGGACATGTTCCAGGATCAAAGGGAAAAATATGATAGGTTCCTTGATGTCATGAAAGATTTCAAGGCTCAAAGGTATGGATCTCTCTTGTAAGATCAGCTTATGTGCTTGACAAATGAACAGGATATctctttgtaactaattacTAATCTGTTTGTGGCAGAATTGATACCGCTGGTGTCATAGCTAGGGTAAAAGAGTTGTTTAAAGGGCACCCGAATCTGATACTTGGGTTTAACACATTCCTGCCTAAGGGATATGAAATTACCCTCACTGATGAGGAAGAGGCTCCACCAAAAAGGACAGTTGAGTTTGAAGAGGCTATTAGTTTTGTCAACAAGATAAAGGTGGAATTTCTATCACTTGTATGATAAGATCAAGTTCTGATTTAGTTTATGAGAAAgttccatatatataacattatgTCCTTGGACTTTTCCACCTGCAGAAACGTTTTGAACATGATGATCATGTTTACAAATCTTTCCTGGACATTCTGAATATGTATAGGAAGGAGCACAAGGGTATAACGGAGGTCTACCAAGAGGTCTGAGTCTCTCCTGGATTCAATGCCTATCATTCAATTGACCATTCTTAGACATTAGATATGATGTATCTACGTGCAGGTTGCAGCACTTTTTGATGACCAGCCAGATCTTCTTGATGAGTTCACTAGATTTCTTCCAGATACTTCAGCCACGGTGTCAGGTCCTCATGCTTCTATTGGTCGTCATTCTTTTCATCGTTATGATGAGAAGAGCTCTGTGATGCCCATGATGCGGCAATCTCATATGGATAAGGTTCTTTTGCTACTGTATTCTTATATATAGTCATTTCCGGTTGTTCGCTTTCTAactgaaaaattgcatgtcCGACAATCTTTTAGCAACGGTTACGGAGGGACAGGACAATGGGCCCCAACGGAGAACGAGATCTTAGTGTTGAGCGCCATGATGTGGATGATGATAAAACAGTTGTGAAGTTGCACAAGGAACAGAAGAAGCAcattgaaaaggaaaacaggGATAAGAGAAATCGTGATCAGGATGACAGAGATCCTGACACTGAGAACAATGGGGAGTTCAGCATGCATAGGCTTTCCGACAAAAGGAAATCTGCTCGGAAAGTTGAAGACTTTGGCGGTAACTTGAATTTGGCCTCCTGTGATGATAAAGATGCATCGAAAAGTGAGTTAGTGATGCTCATGTATTTAGTGGTTATGTCGAAGCTTGCAGATTtcatgtgtattttttttatttcttattacgGGTCAGATATACTATTTAGTAATCATCCGTATGAtggaatatttaatttcaattcaCTTAATGTCCCCAACCATCCACccacccaaaagaaaaaaaaaaaaggagaaattaGAAGTCGATGAAGGAGGAATAAGTAAGAGGAAGGCCTTCTACTGTATTTCCTCTGTTTGTAAACCATCTTTGACTCTTTCGTTATGTTTGACTTGGTATGAGGCTTCTAACGTTTAGTTATGTTTGATCTTGCTAGGTACGTATAGTCACGAGTTCTCTTTCTGTGAAAAAGTTAAAGAGAGGTTGCGCAGTGCAGATGATTATCAGGCATTCTTAAAATGCCTTCACATTTACAGTACAGAAATCATTACAAGAAAGGAATTACAGAGTTTGGTATGACCATTGTGCCATCAATTAGCactatttaacattttatttacGTCTTTTTGGATATCAGAATGTGGATATTGCTAGCATTTTTTAGTTTGCTCATACTTCCAGAAACTATAATTTGTTTTGCCCCCTTTCTTTTCCATATGAAAGTCTTATTTGTACTGCTAGTTGCATTATCAATCTACTCTTTTCTTATTGAGTGACAGAATTGTTTACATCTCCAAGGTGGTCTTCAAGGAGTGAAGGCATTTTTCATCTCTATTCATGCCTTTTTGGAAGTTACATTTTATCATTTGTTTTCCTTCGAATAAGAACATTATGGGTCATATAGGATGAGTTCATTTTCTTATACGCATAAAATTTGGTGGGAACATGTTCTTATTTTCCAGTTCTTATGGAGGTGTTTTCAGGTTGGTGATTTACTTGGAAAATATCCGGATCTTATGGATGGCttcaatgaatttttggaGCGCTGCGAGCGAATTGGTACTAGATTTTTGCTTGGTGAACTAGTAGCATTTGATTAAATTGCATTCACTTCTAACTAATTGCCTACTTTGCAGATGGCTTTCTGGCTGGTGTGATGGGCAAAAGTATGTAACTTCCCACTATTGATTATTGCCTGGtgcataatatatttttatttatttatttttgtgagtGTGCTTCTGTTTTGTGCAATAACCTACTCCTGGTGCTCCCATCACTTATGTAAAATATGACAATTCTCTGCCATTCAGCTTTTTGGATTTCTCATTTGGCAAATCTGTTTTGTTAATAGCAGAAACATTATGGAATGAAGGGAATTCTTCGAAAGCTTTGAGAATAGAagacaaggaaaaagaacaaaagcgTGAAGTAGAACNNNNNNNNNNNNNNNACTTGAAATATTGGGGAAAGTCCATTCAAGAACTTGACCTTTCAAATTGTCAACGTTGCTCTCCCAGTTATCGGCTTCTTCCAGAAGATGTGAGAGTTCTTGGTGCATATTTTGAAAACCACTGTGAGGAAGCATTCATTGCATcatcttaaaattttggttgTCACAAAATTTTGCCTTGCAGTATCCTATAACTACAGCTAGCCAGAGGTCAGAGCTTGGCGCCGAAGTCCTGAACGATCATTGGGTTTCCGTGACTTCTGGTAGTGAGGATTACTCCTTTAAACACATGCGGAGAAACCAGTATGAAGAAAGCCTGTTCAGATGTGAAGATGATAGGTTGGTAACATCGTCAATTTTTGCCGTTTGTTGTATGTGATCTATAGTACTgcatgattatttatttatttttttaaaaaaaaagacttaaCTTTGGTGGTGTTGTATCATGTTTTGCTGTCATTTGTggttttgatttatattttcagatttgaGCTGGACATGTTGTTGGAGTCTGTCGGTTCCACTGCCAAGCGAGCTGAGGAACTCTTGAAcagtattaataataattcaattggtTCGGATAGTCCTATACGAGTCGAGGACCACTTCACAGGTTTGTCATTGTAGAATCCTTGATATTGCTCATGTCatatcttttcaatttctacTTTACTTTGCTTTACCCTATTAGCATACTGAGTGTTGATGGGATTTGATCTCTTTTCCATGTAGCTCTGAATTTAAGATGCATTGAACGCCTATATGGCGACCATGGTCTTGATGTGATGGACATTTTGCGTAAAAATCCATCGGTTGCATTGCCTGTTATCCTAACCCGCCTTAAGCAGAAGCAGGAGGAATGGACTAAGTGTCGTTCAGATTTTAACAAAGTTTGGGCTGAAATATATTCGAAGAACCATTACAAGTCTCTTGACCATCGGAGCTTCTATTTCAAGCAACAAGATTCAAAGAACTTGAGCACAAAATGTAAGTTCAGCACTCGGTGCATATGGCCCCAGTTGTAAATCTGGATTGTGCTTGGCTTTTGAGGGGTCTACTGTGCCTGCATCTTACTATTTGTTGTGATGAACAgcttataattgattttagtgTACTATGGTAGTTCATTAGATGAGATGATTCTGGattactatttttcttcaagtcTCTGCCACAACCTTGTGGCTTGTACAAGAGTTATTGGAGTGACTTCCTGAAGGAATTCTTGGCAGTCCATCATAACATCTCCCATTTGTGTAGCTTTACAGTTTCTCAACATTGTTTTGGTTTCATTAAGCATCTCTTATTCTGAAAATTGCTGTCTATCATCTCATGATCTTCTGCTTCCTCACCATTGGTTGGTCCCATTAACTTTTGCTCCCTTTGTGGCATTGCTGTCtcatttggaatatttttccATGTAATCTTTAAACACTTGCAAATGATATTTCTGATATATGCTCAATGGATGGCACTGTAGCACTGGCATTGAGGTCTTAATGTTTACTTATCCATGAGTCACCCTATCAATAAATCTGAGTTACCAATGGTTGCTCTTCATCTATCTTCTGGTGctcaagttatttttttcatgctTTTTATGGACAGCCTTAGTGGCAGAGATCAAAGAAATCAAGGAGAAAAGGCAGAGAGAGGATGATGTCCTTCTTAGTATTTCCGCTGGAAGTAGACACTCTATTATTCCAGacattgaatttgaatattctGATAGTGAAATTCATGAAGATGTTTATAAGATTATTAAGTACTCATGCGAAGAGGTCTGCTCGACAAAAGAACAATTGAACAAAGTTTTGAGGTTTTGGACAACTTTTCTTGAGCCGATGCTGGGTGTTAACTCCCGGCCGTGTGGTTCTGAGGCTAGTGAAGATAATGGTGCTTCTAAAGATCGAATGGGGACAACCACCAAGAAAAGCATAGTGGAAAATGAAGGTGGTGTGAATGCTGATGCTACTGCTACGGGCTTGAAGCACCCGAAGTCTAACTGCAATGGTGATTCAACTGCCTCACCTGAAAGAGTGAATTTCAGCACTATCGGCTTCACGAACGCGGATGCTTCAGCTAAAGGTCTTACTGTGGCTCCTGGTGAAAGATCAACCAGCTCCGTCATAGCTGTTACTTCGGGATCAGATTCTAATCATGGTATGAGTTTAGGATAAACAATGAATGCTTGTCTACCATAAATTGAAGTTGGCAACGATGCTTAAGATCTTGACATTATTTCTTTGGCTGACCCAAATTACCATTTATATCaactcctttttcttttggattgGTTAagtttgatgttttctttaattaagtTTCCTTTTCATCTTTATGGGAACTTTTTGAAGTTCAAGGTCGTGGTGCAAACTCCTCACGAACGAATAATGGTCATATTGAGGAAAGCATTGGAGCCAAACCTGTTACAGACGATAGACTCTCCTCAGAGGTAAGGATGTTTGCTTTGCCCTGAAATTGTAGATTTACTGCCTCTCTTCATTCTGTGCGAGTGTGCATGTTGCATGTGCATTCGAGGTTATGTTGCTCTTGTATTTCTTGATTGTTTCTCTGTCTAATTTCCTTTTGTCCGAATAGGTTGCAGAGACATTGATATTGAATCAATTAACAAATGGAGAGGTTGCAGAAGGTTCTCGACTTGCTGGATGCAAGGATGATTCTATTGATCCTTGTAAGAATGAGAAGGAAGAGGGTGAGCTGTCCCCTAATGGTGATTTTGAAGACAACTTTGATGCCTATCAGGATGGCAGTTCACAAGCCTTGTCTAAGAAAAATCGTGGCAGTCATGAAGAGGTTCGTCCAGATGCTGCAGGTGAAAATGATGTAGATGCTGATGATGAGGACAGTGAAAATGGTTCTGAGGCTGGAGAAGATGTTTCAGGCAGTGAATCTGCAGCAGATGAGTGTTCCCGGGAAGAGCACgaggaagaagaggatggAGAGCATGACCTTGATGGTAAAGCTGAGAGTGAAGGTGAGGCAGAAAATACTAGTGAAACGCATATCGGAGTAGATGGTGCATNNNNNNNNNNACTTGCTCTCTCAAAGCATGTGGCTTCTCTGTCTGTACATGATGAGAAAAAGGATCAAGGGGTCTTTTATGGAAATGACACCTTTTATGTCCTTTTTAGGCTGCATCAGGTAAATTTATGGTATCTTTTCCATCTGTGttgtttttcatttgtttgttCTGGTGGTAGTCAACATTGTGTCAGAGGTGAATATCCCGTTTTCTTCCGCACTCGCCAACCTCTCCATCACTGTGCGCATGTGTGCGTGCGCGTGTGTGCGAGAGGGGCAGGGAGGTAACTGTAGGAAAAATGTTTCAAGGGTTAagctttttgttgttttcttttgatgGTAAAGAACTGTTCTTTTTCATACTTCCAGACGCTGTATGAGAGAATATTATCAGCAAAGGTGAATTCAGTATCTGGTGAATCAAAATGGAGAACAACAAAGGACCCAAGTTCCGATTCCTACGCCAGGTTTAGTGGCACAATTTAGTTTCTGAACATCTTGGACGCCATATTGCTCTTTACTGATTTTGCGTAAAGCTCACTACAGGTTCATGAGAGCACTTTTTAGTTTACTTGATGGATCTTCTGATAATGCAAAATTTGAAGATGATTGTCGGTCGCTGATTGGGAACCAGTCCTATGTGTTGTTTACTTTGGATAAGCTGATATATAAGCTGGTCAAACAggtaatatttctaataactCTTACCTCCCTTCAATTGGCCCAATTTCAATTCCGACATATTCTCTGAGTACTGAGTCTCATCTGCAGCTCCAAACGGTTTCAAGCGATGAAGTGGACTATAAGCTTCTTCAATTGTATGAATATGAGAGTTCCAGAAGGCCGGAGAAGTATGTTGATTCAGTTTATTACGAAAATGTCCATGTCCTTCTGCATGATGAGAACATATACCGGCTTGAATGTGTAGGTTTCACTTGAATCATTTCCTTATATTTATGAGGTCACTTATGTTGTATATCATCAACTGTAATTTGTGATGAGTTGTTTTAATGTTTGTTGTAGACATCTTCTCCCACCCGCTTGTCTATCCAATTAATGGACGATGCCAATGAGAAGTCTGAAGTTGTTGCAGTTTCAGTTGATCCTAATTTTGCATCGTATCTCCACAATGATTATCTTTCAGTTGTTCATGGAAAAAAGGAGTCGTCAGCAATAATGCTCAAAAGGTATTGATATCATTTCCAATCATAAAATACGGGAGGGTCTCTTTATTACAAGATATTGGTAAATTTATGTGGATTCTCACTCTGACATTATCCGACTAGCAAGATGAGAAACTAAATGCAACATGCAGTTCACACACACAACCACATTGCCTTTGTGACATCATATATGCCATAACTTGATGACATGGGATTATGACTTTATGCTGATTCCTCAATGAACTACAATCttggaaaataaatgataagaAGAGATGGGATATATCTGTTAAATACATGCAGGAACTTGAGCTCAATATTTCAAGACACACTaacttaaatttgttaagtgcACAAAGTTTAGATTGATTTATTTCCATGGCTGATCTGCTACAATACATGCAGGAACATGCGGAAGTACACTAATCTTGATGAATCTACTGCACTATGTATGGCTACAGAAAAAGTTCTGATAATGAATGGGTTGGAGTGCAAGATGTCTGCCACCTCATTCAAGGTATAactttcttgttattttttggTGGACCAGTTATGTTGTAGTCCATCCTTGTTAAAGCACATGATCTTGTCTTGTGCCAATAATCTTCTGTAATCTATCAACAAAACCTTCTGGTGTGTCATCAATCTCTCTCTGAATGCACAAAGACAGGGTTAATAACACTTACATCTCATATGAAGTAGATAAATTGTAAACTCTTTTGTTCTGtctcattataaaaaaattttcctATAAATTTGCTCCATTGAGTACTCTGACATAAGTCAAAATTTGATCATCTTGTCATAAAccaaaaagatttaaaaactCAGATTATCATTTGATTGAATAACCATTATGCCCGCGAGTGTTTTGGTAATACCTATATATTTGGGAAGGGActatttgtaacattttatGGCTGAAAGTGTGTCCTTGTAATATATCTCCAATCTTCAATgccttaaaatttataaaatatcttaaataaattcataactATATacggtgtttttttttttaaatcttggATTGAGCTCTTGGAATAAAGTAAAAGTACTCGGCATTTAACTAAATTTGGATATACGGAATTGTATGAAACCATACTGAGTCTCTCCCTTCCCTGACTTCCTTCCACCTAATGCCGTTCTTGCTTCCTCCCCGTTCCGACTGTCATAACCTCATCCTTCTGTCTACCTTGTTAAGGCCACCTATTCCCTAGCCTTGCCTCTTCTCCGTATCTGCCTATCATTGCCGTGTCCTTTCTTTTCCCTAGTGGATCCTCCTTAACCCTTCCTTTCTTTTGCCGCCCTCTCCTCTCCCTTTACCGTCCCACCTTCCTCTCTCAAACTCCCACTGCCCTCTGCTCCTTTCTTCCCTCTATTAACAGCCTCAtccttttgttctttcttctcACCACCNNNNNNNNNNACCCTCAagactaaaaagaaaagtaatgaCAAGTAAAGAGAAAACAACTGACAGAGAAACTAAAATGAGAAGAATGAAATACAGAGAAAATTcttaattcatattatataaaattaggtctagttattttttaaggcACATTTTCTCTTTCGTCTTTCTTATATTACAGTGTTACAGAATTGGGGAAGTACATGAACAAGTCAATCGACTAAAGCAATAATGATTTCTAGTCTATCATATATACCGGATGGTCAAAAGTAGTCATCAATGGCCAACTCTTTTTGGCCTCAGCTGACTAATTTTGTTACAATGCTTACTGTCTTGGATTAGTGTTATATTACAGTCTTGGATTGGTGTTA encodes:
- the LOC105167686 gene encoding paired amphipathic helix protein Sin3-like 2 → MKRLRDDVYVNPQFKRPFGPSSRVESYGLPNPPVGGGGAGGGGSLNGGVGGSGSGTGVAAGGAKKLTTNDALSYLKEVKDMFQDQREKYDRFLDVMKDFKAQRIDTAGVIARVKELFKGHPNLILGFNTFLPKGYEITLTDEEEAPPKRTVEFEEAISFVNKIKKRFEHDDHVYKSFLDILNMYRKEHKGITEVYQEVAALFDDQPDLLDEFTRFLPDTSATVSGPHASIGRHSFHRYDEKSSVMPMMRQSHMDKQRLRRDRTMGPNGERDLSVERHDVDDDKTVVKLHKEQKKHIEKENRDKRNRDQDDRDPDTENNGEFSMHRLSDKRKSARKVEDFGGNLNLASCDDKDASKSTYSHEFSFCEKVKERLRSADDYQAFLKCLHIYSTEIITRKELQSLVGDLLGKYPDLMDGFNEFLERCERIDGFLAGVMGKKTLWNEGNSSKALRIEDKEKEQKREVEXXXXXXLKYWGKSIQELDLSNCQRCSPSYRLLPEDYPITTASQRSELGAEVLNDHWVSVTSGSEDYSFKHMRRNQYEESLFRCEDDRFELDMLLESVGSTAKRAEELLNSINNNSIGSDSPIRVEDHFTALNLRCIERLYGDHGLDVMDILRKNPSVALPVILTRLKQKQEEWTKCRSDFNKVWAEIYSKNHYKSLDHRSFYFKQQDSKNLSTKSLVAEIKEIKEKRQREDDVLLSISAGSRHSIIPDIEFEYSDSEIHEDVYKIIKYSCEEVCSTKEQLNKVLRFWTTFLEPMLGVNSRPCGSEASEDNGASKDRMGTTTKKSIVENEGGVNADATATGLKHPKSNCNGDSTASPERVNFSTIGFTNADASAKGLTVAPGERSTSSVIAVTSGSDSNHVQGRGANSSRTNNGHIEESIGAKPVTDDRLSSEVAETLILNQLTNGEVAEGSRLAGCKDDSIDPCKNEKEEGELSPNGDFEDNFDAYQDGSSQALSKKNRGSHEEVRPDAAGENDVDADDEDSENGSEAGEDVSGSESAADECSREEHEEEEDGEHDLDGKAESEGEAENTSETHIGVDGAXXXXLALSKHVASLSVHDEKKDQGVFYGNDTFYVLFRLHQTLYERILSAKVNSVSGESKWRTTKDPSSDSYARFMRALFSLLDGSSDNAKFEDDCRSLIGNQSYVLFTLDKLIYKLVKQLQTVSSDEVDYKLLQLYEYESSRRPEKYVDSVYYENVHVLLHDENIYRLECTSSPTRLSIQLMDDANEKSEVVAVSVDPNFASYLHNDYLSVVHGKKESSAIMLKRNMRKYTNLDESTALCMATEKVLIMNGLECKMSATSFKISYVLDTEDCFIRLGRRRENRLPGRPSRRVQRFHQFLAASL